TGAGATCTGGTTGTTTACAATTCATGGTCGATTAATTAGGCTATCTCTTCGAATCTTTCTACAAAGCCAGCGACAATCAATCAGCAATTCGGCAAACATCCTAAATAGAGACAAAACGAGAGCGAGACAAACTCGAGGAGAAGACTTGAAAATCTCCATTTGAACCGCAGAAGGCGGAGAGCTGAAGTTCATGACAAGCCCCAATCTAGTACCAGCGACGGAGCTGGAAGctgaatgaggagagagaaagcagaAGTCCAGAGATTTCGAggtagaagatgaagaagagtgAGAAAGAGAAGATGCAACCTAAGTTGCAAGCAGAGCAGTGGCTGCTATGGCCGTTGTTGTTGTGAATATTGACCTCATAATCGTCATTTCTTTCTGGTTCTTTTTAAggtattttctaaatattcaATTCAAGTGTCAAATATTACCATATGACTATGAAGGTAGCTTATGTGACTTTTATATGGCTGGTTTTCGGAGTTAGGCGTATATATCCAATTTTTTTGTATATTCATTTGCTTGACCAGAGTCGGATTTTGATGTTCTTCTCTTTTTCGTTTAAGTTCTATTTTTTTGGTATACTAATTTGATGATTATTCCATCAGCAAAGCTTTCTCATGCTTTATTTGAATTAGTATTACCAAATGTTTTATAGGTGCTTAATTTGAGTTATTGGTTTAATTGTGTTTTCATTAGCATCCTTTCAATTGATTATCGTTCTACCGATTTGAAATTTCAGAGTGCAGTCTTCCTATATGTGCCAtttcttttgtttatttacAATATAGTTTTGTTGGCTTTTCCAGTAGGGGTGTTAGGTACAATTATGTGTTTTTGAATTTACTTGCCATAaaactttaatttattattgaTCGTGAGAATTAATCTTGAGTTCCACGGAAGTGTATGTTCTAGTAGTGCCTCCTATGTTTTACCAATAAAGAAACGATCGTGTGTCATATCTATGCACCAGTTTGGCACTTAAATTTTCTCCATGTTTGATGTTTCCGTTCATAGTTAATAATTTGAAGTCCCTGAATAGTATTTTATTTGCACCTTGCGTGTAGATAATAAATTGATGTATAAGCTCTTGTTGTTACTCCTGAGTATCCTAGGTGGAATATTCATCTTCAGTGTAATGGCTTGGTTGGTAAACTGACATCGATTTAAGATTGAATGAGTATTACGCTGCAGAAATGTGATATGCTGTGCTCtatttgtgtttattttggtagtTAATTGTTTTAGGCCTTGTTATCATCAACTATTTAGGTTGAGTATTGAGTATTCTGACTACTTCATAGAAAACAAAAAAGGTAAGGACACTAGGCTGCTAAAGTTTGAAGGTGTTCTCTTCCAAGAAAATTGCAAAAGAAACTGAGATATTCCTGGGTTATTATATAAACAATCAAGGTATCAACTAGATTATTAAATGTCTCCGCCCTTAAATACCTATTTGATGTGAGTATATGATAACTCAACCACCATTTAGGATTAAGTGTCTAATGAAACCACCACACTCTGCATTTTGCACAACATAACCTATTTAATAATACAACACTATGGCTCCATACATCTGACCCTCAACCTGCCTAAGACGGAAAACTCACTAGAGGTATTAATGCAATGGTAATGACCTTAGGCAAGATCATCAAACAGAACCCTGATATTTGTCAAAATGATATTAATTGAACTATGTACACTATGAAATTATCCCAATGCTAAGACCCATATGAAATTTTCTACACTGATGTTAAATTCAGGTTGTATAACACCATACAGCTCCTTTATCTATAATGCCTATTATCCATCTCACATAGTTCTTTAAGTTGTAACTATCAAACTCACTCCTTTATCTATAATTCATATTATCCATCTATCACATTTTTTATTGCTTAAGCttcttaaacataatatatctGGTATTTCTTACAGGTGTTAGATAGATAATTTATCTCCATTTCAGACCAGATGGAATTCGATCTTTTAGATGAAAATTCCCTAACCATAGTCTCTTCTTAAATTTTCATTTCCACTATAACTTTGGTACAAAACCTTTTGTTTCCGAAGCTTGTCTGAACAGAAACTTTTAACTGCAGTTTCGTGCAAATTATTCAAGACAATGTGGTCTACTGGTCTAGAGTAGCAACTAACAAGTACCACAGAACCAAGTCTTGTATTTAGTAATAAATTCAGGACAGTAGGATGTTAACTGAAAATGTCCCAATTGTCCTATTTTGCATACGCAACAATAACATCAAAAGGGGGAAGTTGCCTATATCTCCAAAATGTTAATCCACCAAAAATTTCTTTTTTGCTTCCACTATAATATATATGCTCTCTTTGTAGCTATATTATTACTGTTGCACCTGGTTTTTTAACCATCTAGTCCTGGCTAATCACTCACTCTGCATTTTACAACTTCTAGAAATGAAGATTTCTATGTTCTTATGAAGAAAATCCTATCAACAAAACGGAAAAGAGTTGACGAATCAGATGAGTCGGATATGGAGGATAAAAATGTTGATGATTCTAATGGTTCAAAGATGGAAGATGGTAATTACAAGCAGGTAGTTGAAATGATCTGTTACTAGTACATGACATGGTTTCCCTTTTTTAATATTGAGCTTGGGTTGCTGTCCATTTCCATAACCAAAGAAATCTGTCTACTTATGAGAAGACGGGTAAAAgatccatgccaaaataaagcaGATGGAAGCAGAAAACTTGGCTCCAAAAGATTGGACCATGCAGGGATAACTCATATTTTATGTATGGGTGGGAGACCTAGATTAATTCTTTTCGTTTCTTCCTATTATCAAATGTAAAGAACTCTAGCAAAAACATAACAACTTCGTCAAAATCATTCTATTGAATTGTAAGTGTTGGGAGTGGAAGTGGTTTCAAACATGATGATGTGGCGTTTTTCGAGTAGAATAGGGAGATTTTTGTTCAATTTGGGCCTTATAGTACACTTTGATGGATAGAGGATGAGAAACCATGGTGCAGGTCAGTTTTTTGGTATGCTTCTGCATTGAAATAGCTAATGTAGGTATGTTTAAAGATTGTAGAACTTGGTTTATTGAATGACAGTCACGAAATATTTGGGTGAAATAATTGTCTTGACAGGAGCTTACTTTTTGTGTTAAGATGAATTACCCAAGGTTTTGTGTAGTTGACTTCCCTTTTTGGGGACAAAGTAATGCATAAGACTTCGTGAACTATTATCTGTTTAAAAGCTGAATAGTTTTCATTTCCTGTGTTTATTAGTCTTATTACGATTTTCATGGGAATCGTTCTCTTTTATTTGGTACCTCTTGTATGCTAATTTTATTATTTGTGGAACTTATGTTCAATGTCTTGATAAGAACGTGAATAGAAATGAATCACGATGTTAGTTACATGGCAAGCAGATGTGAGACTGTGTGTTACTGAGTTATTTGAGCATAATTGTCTATTGTTGCTTTGTAGTTCTTTCAGTAATAAGTAGAAAAGGGTCCTAAAAATTTGAGTAGAATAGAGGGAAGGGGGTTTCCGTTGAAGTTAAGGTGGAACAtcatacttgaaataattgtgAATCAAATGGGCGGAAAATAATTAGTATGAGATCACACAATTAGCATTTTCCAATGTTAAGCTTTTACTAAGAATCTGCTCGTTATGGTTGTTATGAACAGATATCTGCATCCAGTATGCTGGTATATAGGGTACGTATTGGAAGTGGACCTGGATTTTTAGCACAGCATAAGGCGGCCTCCTGTTATAACAGGAGGTGACAACATCTCTTGAAGAAATCATAAAGTAAAGAATACTTGAGGTAAAACTTGTTTTCTTATGGTTTAATCTTTATGTTTTATGTAGTTTGGTTTGGCCTTATATAAAATTTCAATTTGTTATAATTGGCGCAAAGCATAGCTTATTTTATGAAATGCATCGAAGGTTGTCATAGACTTTGAAGATAATGCAAAGTGAGAACATAAGGTGCCACACAAAAGGGTGGGTATAGGTTTTATAACTCCATTACTTGACTGATTCTAGTGACTCAATCACTTGATTATATCTTTGAATTTATGTTAGTTCTCCACCCGAGGAATTATCAGAATGTTGGTTTTTCTTCTTAACTTGATAACCTACCTTTCTCGATCAATGGACTTTATAATACTTATATTTCTTTTCTTTACCCTTGCAGATATTGAAATCCATGATTGACTGTGGAATTGGGCCTGGTGTTATTTCTTATACAACTACTATAACGGTTTTCTTCTATCACCTTTAACAAATATCAAGATGAGCTTGATCCAGTTGTTAATATGTTTGCCCATATGATTCTCAGGTTTGTTTGGAAAGTAAAAGCTGAATATAGCATTTTCAGCTTCTGAAATGAAGAGGCActgcattaaaataaatttggTAAGTTTGAGCTGTGAAATATAAGGTGTCACTAAATTCTTTTAGCTTCTCTGTGTTTCTATACTGGTCGAATTCCTACTGCAACAAATTGGCATGCCTATTTTATGTATGTCTTCCACATGCAAAATCGCACAATATAGGTTGTACAGACTCTTCAAGAGTCCTGTTGTGTTTGTAAATGCCACTCATGCTTCTAATATCTGATGATTAATTATTTCAGGTGACATATAACAAGAACTCCGTTGAGATCCCATACTAAATATTAAGGTAAGTTGTTTTCTAATTTAGGGTTTACTATTCATTCTCATATAGTGTTGGCCTACTTCTCTTTTGAATTAAAATCAGGCGAAATCTAGCAGTTATTGGACCAATGCTTTCATCCCAACAGATATAGTCAAGCTTGTGGACTACTCAAGAATGCAGTTGTTTTAGCCTTTGAAGCATCTAAGTCGTTCATAGTTTTAATAGTGCATATTTGCAGACTTCTTTAGAGGTCGCTGATTATTGAGCATTGTTGAACATGTATATTCTTTAAAATAGATGTAGAGAATCTTCGTTTCATGTTGTACTTGTATTGTTTTTATAATATTAATCTTTTTGATTTATACTGTTGTTGAATAGATTAGTTTTACTCTTGTAAGTTATGTGGTACTAAAATTTATATATCAGAATAGATGTTTTATTAGCacattttctctaacttttgtTTACCttcaatttaattattttttaaatggaAAATAAAATTATCGACACTTTTGTATGTCTCAAATCGAATTTCTGCTAAACAAATTAAGCACAAGCGAAGGAATATCTTGACGGAAAAGAGCATCAAAAATATGATGAAGGCGCCAAAATGCGTCGAGAATATCGACGAGTAAACGGGTCGTGATAATTCTTCTAGACAGCAGATATCGTTGATGTTTTCGGCGCAGTTGGGCGTCGAGAAATTCTCTACGGCTAAAATCTTGACGTTGACTTAAAGTGTCGAGAAATAATTTATCGGCGCCCCTGTCCGTCGAAATATTGCTCAAAAAGGGTCGATAAATAGAGGATTTTGTAGTAGAAGTTTAAGTCAGCCAGCAGTGAATTGATATGGAACAGATGCAATGATCTTGTTATCTCTTGGATATTAACTTCTCTGGAACCTTCAATTGGAAGGAGTGTGTTGAATCTTAGAACAGCAAGGGAAATTTGGCTTAATTTAGAGAAGAGGTTTTTCCAGTCTTCTAGTCCTCAACTATACactattcaacaacaattcagTGATCTAAGTCAAGAACAGAATGAAGAGATATCGAGATTTTTCACTAAAATCAAACTATTGTGGGATCAGCTTGATGGATTAGATCATATTCCTGCCTGTACATGCACTAGATGTAGTTGTACTCTTACCTTGAAGTTACTGAAGATACAACAGAACCAAAGGTTGATACAGTTTTTGATGAAACTAAGCCAGAAATTTGATCACTCTAAGAGCACTATACTCATGATGAATCCACTTCCTACAATCTCTAAAGCTTATGGTCTGCTACTTCAAGAGGAACAACAGAAGGTAGTTTACACAAGCAGAACACAGCTTACAACAGAATCTGCAGCACTTGCAACTAGGAGATTCAATGACAACAAGCCTTATAAAAGTCAGTATACACCAGGTACAAGAAACGTCCCACAGAACTCAACCAACCAGTCTAGAAACTTCAGTTACAACAGAAACAACTTATTTTGTGAACATTGCAAAATGAAAAATCACACAATAGACAAATGTTGGAAGTTGCATGGTTATCCAaaagattttaagaataaaggcaagagagtggctgcaGCAGCTCAGCTAGAGGATTATGTAAACAAGGAGAACCAATCTGAAGATAATCCAGGAGTCATACATGCTACTTTCACTGAAGAACAATATAATCAGCTAATGAAATGTTTCAACATTCAACATGTTTCTAACCAAGCTGAGAATCATGGCTCTAGCTCTCTTGGTTTAGCAGCCACTTCTCAATTCAAAGGTGTACATTCTGCCTCTAATCTGATTTCAAAAGAAAGTGGATCCTAGATAGTGGTGCTAGTGACCACATGTGTTCAGATTTATCTATGTTTTACTCTCTTCTTCCTATACAAGATAGAAATCATACAATTACCATACCTGATGGTAAAGaagtgttattccagtaggaacacgcacaagagggggggggtgaattgtaattggaactttggtaaagtttcttgcggaacttaagaaacaatcaaggaactgagaatagagaagacaataacaataattgtgaaaacttcttgacactaatcaagaagagaattccttttattatagtaatgcctcgattacaataatctctccaacacaagttcctctcaaacttgtgttcctctcagtaatctactctgattacagctctttcactcctctctctcagacttaaactctaagtctcaacaagataactctatccttactaatacaattcgtgtttggataactctagatattaatgatgctttggtgtatatatggcacttaggaact
This genomic stretch from Spinacia oleracea cultivar Varoflay chromosome 3, BTI_SOV_V1, whole genome shotgun sequence harbors:
- the LOC130469943 gene encoding uncharacterized protein — translated: MMKAPKCVENIDECNDLVISWILTSLEPSIGRSVLNLRTAREIWLNLEKRFFQSSSPQLYTIQQQFSDLSQEQNEEISRFFTKIKLLWDQLDGLDHIPACTCTRCSCTLTLKLLKIQQNQRLIQFLMKLSQKFDHSKSTILMMNPLPTISKAYGLLLQEEQQKVVYTSRTQLTTESAALATRRFNDNKPYKSQYTPGTRNVPQNSTNQSRNFSYNRNNLFCEHCKMKNHTIDKCWKLHGYPKDFKNKGKRVAAAAQLEDYVNKENQSEDNPGVIHATFTEEQYNQLMKCFNIQHVSNQAENHGSSSLGLAATSQFKGVHSASNLISKESGS